The candidate division KSB1 bacterium genome includes a window with the following:
- a CDS encoding TSUP family transporter has product MQSFYFALLGLAAGILGGAFGIGGGALMVPVMVLFMNVEPHTAIGTSLSIIIPISIAATIRHVTLHNVDMSIVIPGAIGGILGGVIGATIIASLPAVYAKKGLAIFMIYMAVRLLLSK; this is encoded by the coding sequence ATGCAGAGCTTTTACTTTGCCTTGTTAGGTCTGGCAGCGGGCATCCTGGGTGGGGCATTCGGCATCGGTGGCGGCGCGCTCATGGTGCCAGTAATGGTTCTATTCATGAATGTGGAACCACACACTGCAATCGGCACCTCCCTATCGATCATCATCCCCATTTCCATTGCCGCGACCATTCGCCACGTCACTCTGCACAATGTGGACATGAGCATTGTCATCCCTGGGGCAATCGGTGGCATCTTGGGTGGCGTGATCGGTGCCACCATCATCGCCAGTCTCCCTGCCGTGTACGCGAAGAAGGGGTTGGCCATCTTTATGATCTACATGGCCGTGCGGTTGCTCCTCTCCAAATAG
- a CDS encoding metallophosphoesterase, which produces MLPLLGLGSRGRRNALNICVRHETLELPTLPSPFSGFTILFMSDLHIDQDPALQQVVLKKIADLRVDVACLAGDFRRRILGDPSFALRLLEPVIAAIKAREGVFAVRGNHDSARLIEGLSSLGVQMLDNRAHTFARSGQRLWLAGVDDPHLYRAHDVQSALSEVPAGECVILLAHSPEAYEEAAKAGVSLYLCGHTHGGQVLIPGIGSLVKNMRAPMDFHRGFWRHEGMLGYTSTGVGSGSVFARFNCPPEIVVFTLEPAQRK; this is translated from the coding sequence GTGCTTCCTCTCCTCGGGCTGGGCAGCAGGGGGCGCCGCAACGCCTTGAATATCTGCGTTAGGCATGAGACCCTGGAGCTACCTACCCTCCCGTCGCCCTTTTCCGGCTTCACGATCCTCTTCATGTCCGACTTGCACATCGACCAGGACCCTGCGCTACAACAGGTGGTCTTGAAAAAGATAGCTGACCTCAGGGTAGACGTAGCCTGCTTGGCAGGGGACTTCCGGCGGCGCATTCTTGGCGACCCAAGCTTCGCCCTCCGGTTGCTTGAGCCTGTCATCGCGGCGATAAAGGCGCGTGAGGGGGTTTTTGCCGTGCGCGGCAACCATGACAGCGCGCGGCTTATTGAGGGGCTAAGTTCGTTGGGCGTGCAGATGCTCGACAATCGTGCCCACACGTTCGCTCGCTCTGGCCAACGCCTGTGGCTGGCAGGGGTGGACGACCCCCACCTGTATCGCGCCCACGACGTACAATCGGCGCTCAGTGAGGTTCCCGCTGGCGAGTGCGTCATCCTGCTTGCGCACTCGCCAGAGGCGTATGAGGAGGCGGCCAAGGCGGGCGTGAGCCTGTACCTTTGCGGCCACACTCACGGCGGGCAAGTTCTGATTCCCGGCATTGGCTCCCTGGTGAAGAACATGCGCGCACCTATGGACTTTCACCGCGGCTTCTGGCGGCACGAGGGGATGCTCGGGTACACAAGCACCGGTGTTGGCTCAGGCTCGGTCTTTGCCCGCTTCAATTGCCCGCCGGAGATTGTGGTGTTCACGCTCGAGCCAGCTCAACGTAAATAG
- a CDS encoding Fe-S-containing hydro-lyase, with amino-acid sequence MAEAIKITTPLTDEQVEKLRVGDSVLITGVIYTGRDAAHKRLVELLAEGKPLPFDVKGQLIYYVGPSPARPGMPIGSAGPTTSYRMDPYAPALIRQGLKGMIGKGEMGAEVAQALQAHKAVYFAAVGGAAALIAKSILKSEVVAYEDLGAEAIQRLEVKNFPAIVAQDCHGGNIYREGRAKYEVK; translated from the coding sequence ATGGCAGAGGCAATCAAGATTACCACCCCGTTGACCGATGAGCAGGTGGAAAAGTTGCGGGTAGGGGATAGCGTGCTGATCACCGGGGTCATCTACACCGGCCGGGATGCGGCCCACAAGCGCCTGGTGGAGCTTTTGGCCGAGGGCAAGCCGCTGCCTTTCGACGTAAAGGGGCAGCTCATCTACTACGTCGGCCCCTCGCCCGCCCGGCCTGGGATGCCCATCGGCTCGGCAGGACCAACGACAAGCTACCGCATGGACCCCTATGCCCCAGCCCTCATCCGCCAGGGGCTGAAGGGGATGATCGGCAAGGGCGAGATGGGGGCCGAAGTAGCTCAGGCGCTGCAGGCCCACAAGGCGGTCTATTTTGCCGCGGTGGGCGGTGCGGCCGCCCTCATCGCCAAATCGATCCTCAAGTCTGAAGTGGTCGCCTATGAGGACCTGGGTGCAGAAGCCATCCAACGTCTTGAAGTGAAAAACTTTCCCGCTATCGTGGCCCAGGATTGCCACGGCGGCAACATCTATCGCGAGGGGCGGGCAAAGTATGAGGTGAAGTGA
- a CDS encoding fumarate hydratase, whose product MREIHVDQVVKTVAELCIAANYELDEDVIESFRHFREKEESPTARAILDQLIENAAIAREGLFPMCQDTGFAVLFVEIGQEVHIVGGDLWEALNEGVRKGYGEGYLRKSIVADPLRRVNTKDNTPPVVWTEIVPGDKLTITVAPKGGGSENMSEVRMLRPADGVEGVKNFVVDRVSRSGGNPCPPVIVGVGIGGTFDKCAWLAKKALLRPIGQRHPDPFYADMEVELLERINRLGIGPQGLGGRTTALDVHVEVYPCHIASLPAAVNMQCHAARHKTAVI is encoded by the coding sequence ATGAGAGAAATCCACGTGGACCAGGTTGTCAAGACCGTTGCGGAGCTCTGTATTGCCGCTAACTACGAGCTGGACGAGGACGTTATCGAGAGCTTTAGGCACTTCCGGGAGAAGGAGGAGTCGCCCACTGCCCGTGCCATCCTGGACCAGCTCATCGAGAATGCAGCTATTGCGCGCGAGGGCCTGTTCCCTATGTGCCAGGACACCGGCTTTGCCGTGCTCTTTGTGGAGATTGGCCAGGAGGTGCACATTGTTGGCGGCGACCTGTGGGAGGCATTAAACGAGGGGGTGCGCAAGGGCTACGGCGAGGGTTATCTGCGCAAGTCGATTGTGGCCGACCCGTTGCGGCGGGTCAACACCAAAGATAACACGCCGCCCGTGGTATGGACGGAAATCGTGCCAGGGGACAAATTGACTATCACTGTGGCCCCGAAAGGGGGTGGCAGCGAGAACATGAGCGAAGTGCGGATGCTTCGGCCCGCAGACGGCGTGGAGGGGGTGAAGAACTTTGTCGTCGATCGGGTCAGTCGTTCTGGCGGCAACCCCTGCCCGCCGGTAATCGTGGGGGTAGGGATTGGCGGCACGTTCGACAAGTGCGCCTGGCTGGCCAAGAAAGCCCTGTTGCGTCCCATTGGACAGCGTCACCCTGACCCGTTCTACGCAGACATGGAAGTGGAGCTCTTGGAGCGCATCAACAGGCTGGGGATTGGACCACAGGGCCTGGGTGGACGGACGACGGCGCTGGACGTGCACGTGGAGGTTTACCCCTGTCACATCGCTTCGCTGCCGGCGGCGGTGAACATGCAATGCCACGCCGCGCGCCACAAGACGGCGGTCATCTGA
- a CDS encoding MBL fold metallo-hydrolase: MKITWLGHDAFLFETDQGVKVLSDPYVAGSYDGAVGYKPITQKVDVVFVSHDTHPDHAGHKGLPGAPQVVLGAGTHEAKGISFRGVATFHDKSGGKERGRNTVFVMEADGLRICHCGDLGHTLSPAHVQEIGPVDILFVPVGGFFTIDHNEAWEVVTALKPRIVVPMHYKTDVLGFPLAKVDEFLKGKKNVERVKGSSFEVTKETLPTEMKIVVIEEHLL; encoded by the coding sequence ATGAAGATCACGTGGCTTGGTCATGATGCCTTCTTGTTTGAGACAGACCAAGGGGTGAAGGTCCTCAGCGACCCCTATGTGGCCGGTTCCTACGACGGAGCAGTGGGGTACAAGCCGATTACGCAAAAGGTGGACGTGGTCTTTGTGAGCCATGACACCCACCCAGACCATGCTGGGCACAAAGGTCTTCCCGGGGCACCCCAGGTTGTGCTTGGCGCCGGCACACACGAAGCCAAGGGAATCAGCTTCAGAGGCGTAGCCACTTTTCACGACAAGAGCGGGGGCAAAGAGCGTGGCCGCAACACGGTTTTTGTCATGGAGGCCGATGGCCTGCGCATATGCCACTGCGGCGACCTGGGGCACACCCTCTCGCCTGCGCATGTGCAGGAGATCGGCCCTGTGGACATCCTCTTCGTACCAGTAGGGGGCTTTTTCACCATCGACCATAACGAGGCCTGGGAGGTGGTCACCGCCCTCAAGCCAAGAATTGTGGTGCCCATGCACTACAAGACCGATGTCCTGGGGTTCCCCTTGGCCAAGGTGGATGAGTTCCTCAAGGGGAAGAAGAACGTGGAACGAGTCAAGGGGAGCAGCTTCGAGGTGACGAAGGAGACGCTGCCCACGGAAATGAAGATTGTGGTCATCGAGGAGCACCTGCTATGA
- the rpmA gene encoding 50S ribosomal protein L27, with the protein MAHKKGVGSSRNGRDSNPQMLGVKRFDGQFVTAGSILVRQRGTRIHPGANVGIGRDNTLFALTDGTVKFERRGRAKKVVSVYA; encoded by the coding sequence ATGGCGCATAAGAAGGGTGTTGGGAGCTCTAGAAACGGACGCGACAGCAACCCGCAGATGCTGGGAGTGAAGCGTTTTGATGGTCAGTTTGTCACTGCTGGCAGCATTTTGGTCCGCCAGCGCGGGACGCGCATCCACCCAGGAGCAAACGTGGGCATCGGCAGAGACAATACGCTTTTTGCCCTCACGGACGGGACCGTCAAGTTTGAGCGTCGCGGCAGAGCCAAGAAAGTGGTCAGCGTCTACGCCTGA
- the rplU gene encoding 50S ribosomal protein L21, with the protein MYAIVDIAGKQFRVEQGAEVIAPRVDAEVGATVDLGQVYLLAREGEVRVGTPTIEGATIQATVVAHGKGPKVIVFKKKRRKGYKVKKGHRQPFTRLRIEKIVAA; encoded by the coding sequence ATGTACGCTATCGTAGACATAGCAGGAAAGCAGTTTCGGGTAGAACAAGGTGCTGAGGTCATTGCGCCACGTGTCGATGCTGAGGTCGGTGCCACTGTGGACTTGGGTCAGGTCTATCTCTTGGCCCGCGAAGGGGAGGTGCGGGTCGGGACGCCAACGATTGAGGGGGCTACGATTCAGGCCACGGTAGTGGCGCACGGCAAGGGGCCCAAGGTGATCGTGTTTAAGAAGAAGCGCCGCAAAGGGTACAAGGTCAAGAAGGGGCACCGGCAGCCGTTTACGCGGCTGAGAATTGAGAAAATTGTCGCCGCCTGA
- a CDS encoding Rne/Rng family ribonuclease, with amino-acid sequence MKKDIIINAATSETRIAILEDGRLVELFIERPESERMVGDIYIGRVVNVVKGMDAAFVDIGLPQDAFLHFSDVGETIRAYDSVIEVRRRSKERRHAYSGPSIREGQELLVQVTKEPIGSKGARVTTELSLPGRFLVLVPDDPMIGVSRKIANVRERNRLKKLAKRICPEGFGLIVRTVAEGKSEEVLRNDLEGLLASWEKLNQKAKRMSPPALVHKDVGMASSVIRDLFTSDITSLVVDSKKLYKEIVAYLKDVAPSLVNRVQLYTKNQPIFDAYNIETEIEKSIARKVWLKSGGYIIVDHTEAMVVIDVNSGKYLGKRDHEQNILKINLEAAKEIARQLRLRDLGGLIVIDFIDMTDEKNKQRLYNEFMQELKKDRAQVNVAPISEFGIIEMTRERIRPSLLYALSEPCPTCEGTGRVISKTTVATQIERWLKRFRSQSRLRRLELRVHPAMADFLESGLVSRIRQMMWRFRVHIAVTPEPSLPLNEFRVISKKTNADITDTFKA; translated from the coding sequence ATGAAGAAGGACATCATCATAAACGCAGCAACGAGCGAAACGCGCATCGCCATTCTCGAGGACGGCCGGCTGGTGGAGCTGTTCATCGAGCGGCCGGAGAGCGAGAGGATGGTAGGCGATATCTACATAGGCCGCGTCGTCAATGTGGTCAAAGGGATGGACGCCGCCTTTGTGGACATCGGACTGCCGCAAGATGCGTTCTTGCACTTTTCCGACGTGGGTGAAACGATTCGTGCCTACGATTCGGTCATCGAGGTCAGGCGTCGGAGCAAAGAGCGTCGCCACGCCTACAGTGGGCCATCAATCCGCGAGGGGCAGGAGCTTCTGGTGCAGGTGACCAAGGAGCCCATCGGTAGCAAGGGTGCGCGCGTCACCACCGAGCTTTCTTTGCCCGGCAGATTCCTGGTATTGGTTCCTGACGATCCGATGATCGGCGTCTCGCGCAAGATTGCCAATGTGCGCGAGCGCAACCGCCTGAAGAAGCTTGCCAAGCGCATCTGCCCAGAGGGATTCGGGCTCATCGTGCGCACGGTTGCGGAAGGCAAAAGCGAAGAGGTATTGCGCAACGACTTGGAAGGGCTCCTCGCCTCCTGGGAGAAGCTCAACCAAAAAGCGAAGCGGATGAGCCCCCCGGCTCTGGTACACAAGGACGTAGGGATGGCCTCCAGCGTGATTCGCGACCTGTTCACCAGCGATATCACCAGCCTGGTAGTCGACTCCAAGAAGCTTTACAAGGAGATTGTGGCCTATCTTAAGGACGTGGCGCCCTCGCTGGTCAACCGTGTCCAGCTGTACACGAAGAACCAGCCGATATTCGATGCCTACAACATCGAGACCGAGATCGAGAAGAGCATTGCCCGCAAAGTGTGGCTGAAGAGCGGGGGCTACATCATTGTGGATCACACCGAGGCCATGGTGGTCATCGACGTGAACAGCGGCAAGTACTTGGGCAAACGCGACCACGAGCAGAACATCCTCAAGATCAACCTCGAGGCTGCCAAGGAGATCGCCCGTCAGCTGCGGCTCCGGGACCTCGGGGGGCTCATCGTTATCGATTTCATTGACATGACGGACGAGAAGAACAAGCAGCGCCTGTACAACGAGTTCATGCAGGAACTGAAGAAAGATCGGGCCCAGGTCAACGTTGCCCCGATCAGCGAGTTCGGCATCATAGAAATGACGCGCGAGCGCATCCGTCCTAGCTTGCTCTACGCCCTGAGCGAGCCCTGTCCCACCTGCGAGGGAACCGGGCGGGTGATCTCCAAGACCACTGTGGCCACCCAGATAGAGCGCTGGTTAAAGCGCTTCCGCTCGCAGAGTCGCCTGCGCCGCCTGGAACTACGCGTCCATCCGGCTATGGCGGATTTCTTGGAGAGCGGGTTGGTGAGTAGGATCAGACAGATGATGTGGCGCTTTCGCGTGCATATTGCCGTGACGCCCGAGCCGAGCCTGCCCCTCAACGAGTTTCGCGTCATCTCCAAGAAGACCAACGCGGACATCACCGACACATTTAAGGCTTGA
- a CDS encoding TIGR03960 family B12-binding radical SAM protein, translating to MAVIDKDVLEQRILPHVTKPGRYLGNEVNVVRKSFADAELRVVLAFPDVYEMGMSYVGFDILYHLLNREPWLVAERVYAPWTDMEEALRREKMPLFSLESRHALADFDIVGFTLQYELHYTTVLSMLELGGIPIRAAERRELTPLVVAGGPCAFNPEPMADFVDAFLIGDGEEASLEIARVVLAAKREGLSREEALLRLAEVPGVYVPRFYEPTPGSVPPTRAVRPLDGRVPEKIQARVVEELKSEYYPQAPLVPLIGISHDRLTIEVMRGCTRGCRFCNAGFIYRPVRERSVQDILNQAQAGIERSGFEEVSLLSLSTSDYSQLPQLLERLSAAFKDKMVNVSFPSMRPEHFTSQLAQFAKGVRKSGLTLAPEAGTARLRAVINKTNTNEDLLRAAELAFSEGWTVIKLYFMVGQPTETAEDLDGIAELINQVARVARRHGQGNKVNVSLSPFVPKPHTPFQWEEQCDRRTMEDKIQHICRKVQAKNVHISWRDANVAWLEGVLARGDRALGAAIEQAWRAGARLEGWSELFDVRVWEEAFARMGIDPEVYLGARALDALLPWDHIDKGVSKRFLVNERLKAARATPTEDCRLDRCHACGLMEHVACQKVMGKKPTVAPIAQDAKAGLYGRGRKRAVAASQPPVPRVMRMRYRKRGLARFLSHLDVVRVFERAFARAGVELAFSQGFNPRPKIAYGPALAVGHESEAEYLDFQYLHAPQANLAALVGAELPEGLEVMEMRPLYGKGSSLNALITQAEYVVTFPNGAPADDLAKRIEALLARETIRVQRQKADGTVEVDIRPFVRRIEVRADGQELFIVLGLDNGKTARVEEVVAALLDCPEAALPPMRVLRTNLAINFGEVARTPLEV from the coding sequence ATGGCGGTTATTGACAAAGACGTCTTGGAGCAGCGGATACTGCCCCACGTCACCAAACCAGGCCGTTACCTGGGCAATGAAGTGAACGTGGTCCGCAAGTCATTTGCCGATGCAGAACTGCGGGTTGTGCTCGCTTTTCCCGATGTGTACGAAATGGGGATGTCCTATGTCGGCTTTGACATCCTCTACCATCTGTTGAACCGGGAGCCCTGGTTGGTGGCCGAGCGGGTGTATGCGCCATGGACGGACATGGAGGAAGCCCTCCGCCGGGAGAAGATGCCCCTCTTCTCCCTGGAGTCCCGGCATGCGCTAGCGGACTTTGACATCGTCGGCTTCACGCTCCAGTACGAGCTCCATTACACGACTGTGCTTAGCATGCTGGAGTTGGGGGGAATTCCAATCCGGGCCGCGGAACGCCGAGAACTCACCCCCTTGGTGGTGGCAGGAGGGCCGTGCGCCTTCAACCCGGAGCCCATGGCCGATTTTGTTGATGCGTTTCTGATTGGGGATGGGGAAGAGGCATCTTTGGAAATTGCCCGGGTTGTCCTTGCGGCTAAGAGGGAGGGGCTTTCGCGCGAAGAGGCGCTTCTCCGCCTGGCAGAGGTGCCGGGGGTCTATGTGCCGCGGTTCTATGAGCCGACGCCGGGCTCGGTTCCACCCACTCGTGCGGTTCGCCCGTTGGATGGCCGCGTGCCCGAGAAAATCCAGGCGCGCGTAGTGGAAGAGCTGAAGTCTGAGTACTACCCCCAGGCGCCGTTAGTGCCACTCATCGGCATCTCCCATGACCGCTTGACCATCGAGGTGATGCGCGGCTGCACGAGAGGGTGCCGCTTCTGCAACGCCGGCTTCATCTACCGCCCGGTGCGGGAGCGCAGCGTGCAGGACATCCTGAACCAGGCGCAAGCGGGGATCGAGCGTTCTGGCTTCGAGGAGGTTTCCCTGCTGTCGCTCTCCACCTCCGACTACAGTCAGCTGCCCCAACTCTTGGAAAGGCTGAGCGCTGCGTTCAAGGACAAGATGGTGAACGTCTCCTTTCCGTCCATGCGGCCAGAGCACTTTACCAGTCAGCTGGCGCAGTTCGCCAAGGGGGTGCGGAAATCTGGGCTGACCCTGGCTCCTGAAGCCGGCACCGCGAGGCTACGGGCGGTGATCAACAAAACCAACACCAACGAAGACCTCCTTCGTGCCGCCGAGCTGGCGTTCAGCGAAGGGTGGACGGTTATCAAGCTGTACTTCATGGTTGGACAGCCCACCGAGACGGCCGAGGACCTGGACGGCATTGCCGAGCTCATCAACCAGGTGGCGAGAGTTGCCCGGCGGCATGGTCAAGGAAACAAGGTGAATGTGTCGCTCTCGCCATTTGTGCCCAAGCCACACACGCCCTTTCAGTGGGAAGAGCAGTGCGACCGGCGGACGATGGAGGACAAGATCCAGCACATCTGCCGGAAGGTGCAGGCAAAGAACGTCCACATTAGCTGGCGCGATGCGAATGTGGCCTGGCTTGAGGGGGTGCTCGCGCGTGGGGATCGGGCCTTGGGCGCGGCAATTGAGCAGGCCTGGCGCGCCGGCGCACGTCTTGAGGGGTGGTCGGAGCTCTTTGACGTCAGAGTGTGGGAAGAGGCTTTTGCCCGCATGGGGATCGATCCCGAGGTTTATCTTGGGGCGCGGGCGCTCGATGCGCTTTTGCCCTGGGACCACATCGACAAAGGGGTGAGTAAGCGTTTTCTGGTGAACGAGCGCCTGAAGGCGGCGAGGGCCACTCCTACGGAAGATTGCCGCCTTGACCGGTGTCATGCCTGTGGCCTCATGGAGCACGTCGCATGCCAAAAGGTGATGGGGAAAAAGCCGACGGTCGCGCCCATCGCGCAAGACGCTAAAGCAGGCCTTTACGGCCGAGGTCGAAAAAGGGCTGTGGCTGCGAGCCAACCGCCCGTGCCGCGGGTCATGCGTATGCGCTATCGCAAGCGCGGTTTGGCGCGCTTTCTCTCCCATCTGGACGTGGTCCGTGTATTCGAGCGTGCGTTCGCACGAGCGGGGGTTGAGCTGGCTTTCTCCCAGGGCTTTAACCCAAGGCCAAAAATCGCCTACGGACCAGCCTTGGCGGTGGGGCATGAGAGCGAGGCGGAATACTTGGACTTCCAGTACCTCCACGCGCCGCAGGCCAACTTGGCCGCACTGGTGGGGGCGGAGCTACCGGAAGGGCTGGAGGTGATGGAGATGCGACCGCTGTACGGCAAGGGGAGCTCGTTGAACGCGCTGATCACCCAAGCCGAGTACGTGGTCACCTTCCCCAATGGGGCTCCAGCGGATGATCTGGCCAAGAGGATCGAGGCCCTTCTGGCGCGAGAGACAATTCGCGTGCAGCGGCAGAAGGCGGACGGGACCGTCGAGGTGGATATCAGGCCCTTCGTGCGGCGCATCGAGGTCCGGGCAGATGGCCAGGAGTTGTTTATTGTGCTGGGCCTGGATAATGGCAAGACCGCACGCGTTGAAGAGGTGGTGGCGGCGCTGCTTGATTGTCCCGAGGCAGCCCTGCCCCCGATGCGCGTTCTGCGAACGAATCTGGCTATCAACTTTGGCGAAGTAGCTCGCACTCCACTGGAAGTGTGA
- a CDS encoding 2-oxoacid:acceptor oxidoreductase family protein, giving the protein MAEKVLRKASSFYKVYERKTGADKLTTHYCPGCGHGILHKLIAEALDDFDLRDRTIMISPVGCSVFAYYYFRTGNIQCAHGRAPAVATGIKRVHPQSIVISYQGDGDLAAIGTAEIVHAANRGEKITVFFVNNAIYGMTGGQMAPTTLIGQKTTTSPRGRDAANEGYPIRVCELLATLEAPVYIERVALTDAKHIAQARRAVRKALQVQAEGKGFSLVEVLSACPSGWKMAPTEAVRWIEERLQNYFPLGVYRDRSEEIPATPLAPRAFVSENLAELLEIPVGPSAHAEALVLPAERYRNPRLKIAGFGGQGVLLLGLVLAEAGMRAGYNVSWIPSYGPEMRGGTANCHVNLSTLRVGSPVVSVPTVLIAMNLPSLDRFEPEVEQGGLIIYDSSLIDRSVQRTDVEVLPLPATKMADELGNTRVANMVALGAYIGFTEILSEKQVLATLPEAIKRKELLAINEKAVQAGFQYAQEFRSRN; this is encoded by the coding sequence ATGGCGGAGAAAGTGCTGAGGAAAGCCAGTTCGTTTTATAAAGTCTACGAACGAAAGACGGGGGCGGACAAGCTAACCACTCACTATTGTCCAGGGTGCGGACACGGCATCCTGCATAAGCTCATTGCCGAGGCGCTGGATGATTTTGACCTCCGGGATCGGACGATCATGATCAGCCCGGTGGGATGTAGTGTGTTTGCCTACTACTATTTTCGCACCGGCAATATCCAGTGTGCGCACGGAAGGGCTCCGGCGGTAGCCACCGGGATCAAGCGGGTGCATCCACAGAGCATCGTGATTAGCTACCAGGGAGACGGGGATCTGGCCGCCATCGGCACGGCCGAGATTGTGCACGCGGCCAACCGCGGCGAGAAAATAACTGTCTTTTTCGTCAACAACGCCATTTACGGTATGACCGGGGGCCAGATGGCGCCCACCACGCTGATTGGGCAAAAGACCACCACCTCGCCGCGGGGTCGTGACGCGGCCAACGAGGGGTACCCGATCCGCGTGTGCGAGCTCTTGGCAACCCTGGAGGCGCCCGTGTACATCGAGCGGGTGGCGTTGACCGATGCCAAGCACATCGCCCAGGCGCGACGCGCAGTGCGCAAAGCCTTGCAGGTGCAGGCCGAAGGCAAAGGCTTCTCGTTGGTGGAAGTCCTCTCTGCCTGTCCCTCTGGGTGGAAGATGGCCCCAACCGAGGCGGTGCGTTGGATCGAAGAACGACTCCAGAACTACTTCCCCCTTGGCGTGTACCGGGACAGAAGCGAGGAGATACCCGCCACTCCGCTTGCGCCTCGAGCGTTTGTAAGCGAGAATCTGGCTGAGCTGCTGGAAATCCCGGTTGGCCCTTCTGCCCACGCCGAAGCGCTTGTCTTGCCCGCGGAACGCTACCGGAATCCGCGTCTGAAAATTGCTGGCTTTGGTGGACAGGGGGTTCTCTTGCTGGGTCTGGTACTGGCCGAGGCAGGCATGCGCGCCGGGTACAACGTCTCATGGATCCCTTCCTACGGGCCGGAAATGAGGGGCGGCACTGCCAACTGCCACGTCAACCTTTCCACGTTGCGTGTTGGTTCACCGGTGGTGTCGGTGCCGACGGTGCTCATCGCGATGAACCTGCCGTCGCTTGACCGGTTCGAGCCTGAGGTAGAGCAGGGCGGGCTCATCATCTACGACAGCTCGCTCATTGACCGGTCGGTGCAGCGCACTGATGTGGAAGTGCTCCCCTTGCCCGCGACAAAGATGGCCGACGAGTTGGGCAACACGCGCGTCGCGAACATGGTGGCCCTCGGGGCTTACATAGGGTTTACGGAGATTCTGAGCGAGAAACAGGTGCTGGCAACTCTGCCCGAAGCCATCAAGCGGAAGGAACTCCTCGCCATCAACGAAAAGGCGGTCCAGGCGGGGTTCCAGTACGCGCAGGAGTTTCGGAGCAGGAACTGA
- a CDS encoding 3-methyl-2-oxobutanoate dehydrogenase subunit VorB: protein MAKQLIKGNEAVVKGAILAGCRYFFGYPITPASEIAEAAAYYMPRVGGTFLQAESEIASINMVYGAASGGQRVMTASSSPGISLKQEGLSYAAGAELPLVVVNVNRGGPGLGNIAPEQSDYNQMVKGGGHGNYKLIVLAPNSAQEMCDLTMLAFELADKYRNPAALLVDGFIGQMMEPVEFPPPVTSLPPKDWALHADDEDQFRLVTSIELEPEILERHNKKLQAKYAEIERHEVRYEPYQVDEARLVVVAYGIVSRVVQSAVDLLRGQGKRVGMLRPITLWPFPKQVLADLAARVERLLVIELSNGQMVDDVRLAVMGKCPVEFYGRMGGMVPTTEEVQQVILNYIEG from the coding sequence ATGGCTAAGCAGCTGATCAAAGGCAACGAGGCAGTGGTGAAAGGCGCGATCCTGGCGGGCTGTCGCTACTTCTTCGGCTATCCAATTACGCCCGCTTCCGAAATCGCCGAGGCCGCTGCCTACTACATGCCGCGTGTTGGCGGCACATTCCTTCAGGCGGAAAGCGAGATCGCTTCCATCAACATGGTGTATGGGGCAGCTTCAGGCGGGCAACGGGTCATGACCGCCTCCTCCAGTCCGGGCATTAGCTTGAAGCAAGAGGGCCTGTCCTACGCCGCAGGTGCGGAGCTGCCGCTGGTGGTGGTGAATGTCAATCGCGGTGGCCCTGGACTGGGCAACATTGCCCCGGAGCAGAGCGACTACAACCAGATGGTCAAAGGCGGAGGGCACGGCAACTACAAGCTCATTGTGCTCGCGCCCAATTCGGCACAGGAAATGTGCGACCTCACGATGCTGGCGTTTGAGCTGGCGGATAAGTACCGCAACCCGGCTGCGCTCCTGGTAGATGGTTTCATCGGCCAGATGATGGAGCCGGTGGAGTTTCCGCCGCCGGTCACCTCTCTGCCGCCCAAGGACTGGGCCCTTCACGCAGATGATGAGGACCAATTCCGGCTGGTGACCTCGATCGAGCTGGAGCCGGAGATCCTGGAGCGCCACAACAAAAAGCTCCAGGCTAAATACGCCGAGATCGAGCGTCATGAGGTGCGCTACGAGCCCTACCAGGTGGATGAGGCGCGCCTTGTGGTCGTCGCCTATGGGATCGTCTCACGGGTGGTGCAATCGGCAGTGGACCTACTTCGTGGTCAGGGGAAGAGGGTGGGGATGCTGCGGCCCATCACCTTGTGGCCTTTCCCGAAGCAGGTTCTGGCTGACCTGGCGGCACGCGTTGAGCGACTCTTGGTCATCGAACTCTCCAATGGACAGATGGTGGACGATGTCCGTTTGGCAGTGATGGGAAAGTGCCCGGTCGAGTTCTACGGCCGCATGGGAGGCATGGTGCCTACTACCGAGGAAGTGCAGCAGGTCATTCTGAACTACATCGAGGGCTGA